From one Bacteroidota bacterium genomic stretch:
- a CDS encoding dehydrogenase, whose product MIIRSKAPLRIGLAGGGTDVGPYSDIYGGCILNATINKYAYATIMPRRDNKIILNARDRNECIELDSESKLAIDGKLDLLKGVYNRIVKDFNHNAPLSFELNTYVDAPPGSGLGSSSTLVVAIVGAFTEWLGLPLGEYDIAHLAYDIERKDLAMAGGKQDQYAATFGGWNFMEFYKEDKVIVNPLRIRPEYLQELSFNIVMYYTGTSRLSSTIIEAQSDNVTKKSDKSIEAMHNLKEQAYMMKEAILKGELSRIGDILDYGWKNKKATASGVTNDIIDNIYSSAMKAGATGGKISGAGGGGFMTFYCPGNTRYKVIEVLNTFGGEVHNIEFSNYGLTSWEAK is encoded by the coding sequence ATGATAATAAGAAGTAAAGCACCTTTGCGAATTGGCCTGGCAGGCGGCGGAACAGATGTGGGGCCGTACAGCGATATTTACGGTGGCTGCATCCTGAATGCTACCATCAACAAATACGCCTATGCTACCATTATGCCGCGTCGCGATAACAAAATTATTTTAAACGCCCGCGACCGCAATGAGTGTATCGAACTCGATTCTGAAAGTAAACTGGCTATCGACGGCAAACTCGACCTCTTAAAAGGTGTTTACAACCGTATCGTAAAAGATTTTAATCATAATGCACCCTTATCTTTTGAACTCAACACCTACGTTGATGCGCCTCCGGGCTCAGGTTTGGGTTCTTCATCAACCTTAGTTGTAGCTATTGTTGGTGCTTTTACCGAATGGCTGGGTTTGCCATTGGGTGAATATGATATCGCCCACCTGGCTTACGACATTGAACGCAAAGACCTGGCAATGGCCGGTGGTAAGCAGGACCAATACGCTGCAACCTTCGGCGGTTGGAATTTTATGGAGTTTTATAAAGAAGATAAAGTTATTGTAAACCCATTGCGCATTCGCCCTGAATATTTACAGGAATTATCGTTTAACATCGTAATGTATTACACCGGCACCAGCCGTTTATCTTCTACCATTATTGAAGCACAATCGGACAACGTTACCAAAAAATCGGATAAATCGATTGAGGCGATGCATAATTTAAAGGAACAGGCCTATATGATGAAAGAAGCCATTTTAAAAGGCGAACTGAGTCGTATTGGTGATATTCTGGATTATGGCTGGAAAAACAAAAAAGCAACTGCCAGCGGCGTTACCAACGATATTATTGATAATATTTATTCCAGTGCCATGAAAGCAGGCGCAACAGGTGGTAAAATTTCAGGTGCAGGTGGAGGAGGTTTTATGACCTTCTACTGCCCGGGTAATACAAGATATAAAGTAATTGAAGTACTCAACACATTTGGTGGTGAAGTACATAATATTGAATTTTCAAACTACGGACTAACATCATGGGAAGCAAAATAG